CTGTCACCTTGCTCTTGCCCCTTGTGCCCATCCTGACGTATCAACCCAGTTTTGATAAGTACCAAGTACTTGGCTTGAGCTCACAGATATGGAATGAACACCGCCGGATTATCGTCACGGTTTTTGCTGTTGTAGCCATGGCAGGAACGGCTGCACGGCAGGGCTGGTGGGCGTTGGCCGTTTATGCGGCGGCATTGGCATGGGCACTGTGGCGCAAACCAACCCCAACCAGGACGGGGTACTCGACGACCCCTTTGGGAATTGCATCCAAGCTTGGGCGTTTCCCGCCGACGCTCGACGCACAGGCTGTATACCGCCGCCAGGTCCGAATGTGGCTGATGGTCGTCGTATTTTTATCCATCAACGTTGTGCTTTCGCTAATGAGCACGCTGTGGGAACCGATGGAATTCATCGCTTTCATTGCTTGGGTGCTCTTCTCCTTTTTCCTCAGCCAAACCATGGGCATATTGCGGGATACGCTCAGGGACTATGTCACGCTCGGCGGCACGCGCCGCCGCTGGGCGACCATGACTGCAGCGACTGGGCTCATCTTCGTCCTTGGTTGTGCCGCCGTGGGCTTAGCCCTTTCCTTCTGGGGGAACACAATCGAGGTCGCCGCCGGCATCACCGCAATCGCGGCCGTCACCGTACCTGGTCTTACGTACCTCGAGTTCCTAGAGAAGAGGACTCTTGGAGTTTTTGTGGCGTACCTCCTCGGTATCGCACCGCTGGTTTGGCTTTTCGTCCAAGGCTATGTCTCGGCCGCGGTGGGGATGTTTATAAGCCTCGGCATCTACGCCGTATGGGCCGCAACCCTGCCGATATACGCAAGCCGCATAAGCAGCCTGTGGGAGAAAGGCCTTGCGGGCTGGTTTGGCATGAAATAGAAGTGTCTGAAATCCGTGCTGACCAGCAAGTTTGTGAAACTTTAAAGCGGTGTGTAACTTAATACGAGTCAGCGCGACCGACAGCGCCCCACAGAGACAAGACATTGTCTCTGGCTGAAGCGGCGATAGGAAAACAGGCCCTGACAAAAACAATTTTTTACTCGCAACGAGTTCCATGCTTTTGAGTATGTAGCTGTTGTGTGGTGACGATGTCTGAGAACTCAATAGTGTGCCAATGTACTTATTTTTTATTTTTGTGTGCATGGTTGTGTGTTGATTGGTCTGTTGGCCAGCAAGCTTAAAGTAGGTTTGTTGGTTGGTGTGTGCCGGTAAGGTGTTGGAATACGCATCTTTTTGAATACTGTTTAGTGTTTCGGCTGCATTGATGGATTGGTTGGCATGTGATTGTGTTCAACTTTTTGTCTCCCTTTTTTGTGCCCCGTCGGGTTGGGGAGGCAGTGATTTTTTCTTTGTAGTAATTTTTGGACGCCAGCATGAGCCTTTACTGGTTTGTGGTGGTTTGTTCTTTTGGTTAGGTTTGGGCTTTTCACGGCCTATTTCAGGATGTTGTTCTGAAATTTTTCTTTTTGTGGAGAGTTTGATCCTGGCTCAGGACGAACGCTGGCGGCGTGCTTAACACATGCAAGTCGAACGGAAAGGCCCTGCTTGCAGGGTACTCGAGTGGCGAACGGGTGAGTAACACGTAACACCAAGCGCTTGCACTCGTGGTGCGGCTATCGCTCGCCGAACGCCTTCGAAGCCGCCGGATCAGCTACACTTACTATCGCATCTTGATTAAATCCCCGTGTCCACTTTCCGGGGTTCGGGCCCGACTTAACTCAGGTCCTTGTTCTCCAAAGGACGCCAGCGTGCCTACAGCACCGGTAAATTGAATCTGTTCCGTGCGCTCTCGCATCGCTTCCAAGCGTTCCCGGCTCCGGCGCAGCTCCGCGTTCCACCGCGCAAAGCGTGTACCCAGTGTCGTCGGCAGTGCATACTGTCCATTGGTACGCGCGACCATTAACGTTCGGGCGTGCTCGTGAGCGAGGTTGGCGGTAGCAGCGATAACGGCGTTCAGGCGTTCCAGTATCAGGTCGGTAGCTGCTTTGATCTGCAGGGCCCGCGCGGTATCCAAAATATCTTGAGTGGTCGCCCCGAAATGGACCCAACCACGCTGGTCTTCCGGAATCGCGTCCCGCAATGCATCGAGGACAGCAACCGAAGGATTGCCAACCCCGCCGCTTTGGGCCTTTTCTATCAGCTCATCACTGGCGACTGCATTATCTGAGATCGCCTCGGCAGCCTCCTGCGGGATAATTCCCATGTGTCCCTGCGTCCGCGCCATTGCCGCTTCAACAGCGAAAATTTTCCGGATAAGTTGTGCTTCTTCCCAGTGGGCTTCCATGTCCGCTGTGACATGGCCCTTCTTCTGAAAAGACGAGTTCAGTGCGCCGATTCCCATGATAAATTCCTTCTTCTTAGAGGTTTAGGTTGTAATCCCAGAACGTGCTTAGAGCAAGACCAGGCTGGATACGATCATCACGACGAAGCCAACTCCCATTGGAAGCAGCGTGCGGCGAATAAGCTCGGTGGTAGAAATTCCCACGCCACCAGCAACGGAAATGATTACTCCGGAGACCGGAGACACCGCGCGAAACAAGCCGCTGGCAAATTCCATTGGGGTAATCACTGCCGCTGCCGAAGCGCCGAGTCCGCGGCTGACATCTGGCACCAAGCTGGCAAAGGAAGAAAATGCGCCGACACCGGAACCGGTCAGGAACGTCACCAAACCCACAATCAAGGTGAATAGGAGGGTGATGACGATTGCGCCTGCACCGAGTTGCTGTCCTCCATCGATCAGCATGGAAATGGCGCCTGTGGCCGTTAAACCGGTGGCAAAGATTTGTGCCGCGATAATCAATGCGACGATGCCACCGAACATCTTTCCCATGCCCGTAAAAAAGGATGTGGCTTGTTCGGTCGCGGTGGAAAAAGAACGGTGGCGAATGATTTCGCACAGCAAGGCTATGAGCCAGACGATTACGAATGCTCCAACCGTGGTTAGCTCGATGCTGTCATTAACCAAGGGGCTAAAGATCACCAACAAGATAATGGGCAGTGCGAGAAATACCCCGTACCACTTCGGGCCAGCCTCACCAGAACCATCGCCCATGGTGTCGGTTTCCTTGTACTCTTCCAACTCCCGCTTATCGTAATGCTGCTGCACGAAGTAGTGAGTTATCGCAATTGCAATGGCAGTGGGAATGGCCACGATCAGCTGATACTGGACGAAGTAGACGACTGGGGATAAATCAATGGTTCGCGCCGACAGCACCGAAGTTCCCGATGCCGGCCCCATTGGCAACGCGGAGGCTGACACGATGACCGCGCCTGCTGCGGCGGGGCTAACCCCTACTGCCTTCAACACTGGCAGCAATAGCACTAGAAGCAAAATAGCGAGCCCGGCAGCGCTGGGGATAAACATAAAAAGCACCACGCCGAGGAAATACGTGAGAATTAGCGTGATGTAGGGGTGCTTGAACTTTGCGATTGGAGCGGCTAGCACCTCAACCAGTGCCTGCGAGGCGCCGATCTTATTCATATATGCTGAGAAGCCACCGGCCGCCATAATAATGAGGCCGACGCCTGTTAATTGGCTACCAGCAACTTGTTCGAATATGCCGATGATGTCCAACCACCGGGAGCCGGTGGAGTCTTCCTCATCTAAAACTCCGTAGCCAGCTTTGGCCGCAGTGGAAACTGCAATGAGAATAAACCCGGCAAGCAATAAAATAATGACTGGCTTATGACCTTTAACAAGGAAGTAGCCTGCACCAATGGTAACTGCCAAGGCAAATAGAGCGAGTGCGATATTCATGCTGGGATCCCTTCTGCCCACGCATTAGAATACTGTTATTTTTACAAACAATATTTTTACATTCTACTTTCACACTAACACTGAATACCTATATCGCAACCGGTGTGCATTAGTTAACAAGGCAACATTAGTGCCGCCTCCGCCCCTCCGAGTTGTCAATACTTTTAGCTTGAACTAAACTCCCTGCTTGCTCATGGTTCACACCCATCCTTACCTACCCCCAGAAAGGTTCGTCTTCTCCCATGCTTAAGGGCTTTAAAGACTTCATTATGCGCGGCAACGTGGTCGAACTTGCCACCGCAGTCATCATCGGTTCCGCATTCACGGCGATCGTCACTTCCGTGACGGATTCCATCATCCAGCCGATCATTAACTCCCTCGGCTCCGCCGAGGTCGATGGCTTGGGCTTCCAAATCACCGATAATAAGTCCACCCTCGTAGACTTTGGCGCCGTCATTACCGCCGCGATTAACTTCCTGATCATCGCCGCAGTGGTCTACTTCCTCATTGTCATGCCGCTGAACAAGCTCACTGAAGCTGCTAAGCGCCGCCAGGGTGTGGACCCAGAGGCCCCGGCACCAACCTCGGAAGAACTCTTGGCAGAAATCCGCGATCTTCTGCAGGCGCAGAACGCTGATGCTGTCACCACCGCAGATAAGGCGCTTAGGGATGCTACTGCAGCCGAGAACACCGATAACTCCACTGCTTCTGAGGGCAAGCACAGCCGCCACGACGACTAATCCTTGCTAAAGACACAGCTGAGCCCGTGCCCACCTTCGCAATGAGGGAGGACACGGGCTTTTGTTAAGACTGCATTAGCATTTCCAAGCTCGCGAATAGGATGCGCGGGCTACCCGCCGTGGTGCGGCGGCTGGTTCTCGCGGTAAAACTCTTCGCCGCGCTCGGCTGCTTGAGCTCCGTCGCCTTCTGCCGCGGCATCATCGAGAGTGACGATGCGCTGTGCATCGGCACCTTCTCCACTAGCTAATTCCTGCTCTACCGGGCGATCCGCGCTGCGGTCATATTCCGGCGCATCTGACTGCCTGAATACACGCCTGCGCTGGCGGCGTGGTTGAGAGGTCATGGCAGTATCTCCCCCCTTTCCTTCGCGTTATTGCACGCTGGATTCTTGCAATTGATCCACAAGGTGGTGGACCAGCGGGGTCAACGTGGCCATGCCGTCGCGCACGGCAGCGCGCGATGGTGCGAGGTTGACCACGACGGTGGAACCAGAAACGCCCGAAATGCCGCGGGATGCACACGCATCGACCGCGCCGCAAGCCTGACCAGAAGAGCGCAAGGCCTGGGCCACGCCCGGCACCATCTTGTCGATGACCCCAGTAGTAGCTTCCGGGGTCTTATCGCGCGGGCCTACTCCGGTTCCTCCGACGGTGAGCACGAGATCCACACCGCCGACGACGCCAGTTTCGATGGCTTGCCGGATCTTGGATTTCTTCGAACGCACGACCACCGAACCATCGATGCGGAAATTCGCCTCTGCCAAAAGCTCAGTAACCAGTTTGGCGGTGCTATCTGAATTTTCGCCGGGGTGATCCGTGACGATCACGACGAGCGCGCGGCGCGGCGCCGCCACCCGGTCCTCCTTCTCGCTGGCCAAGAGGTAGGCGTCATCCGGCTCCGCCACATCCCGCAAAGCGTCTGTGGAAGCCGAATTCTCCAACCTAGTGGAGTCGGTCAAGTCTTGCTGGGAGTCTGCCATTTTTCTCCTTCAAAGAAACGTCGGGGCGCAATGCGGACACGGCGCGGGCTGCGTTTTAATCTACTCGCCCGTCAGGGTTACCTCTACCTGACGAGTATCATCCGAATTTCCATCGGATACTTCCAAGGTGACGGTCGCACCGAAGTCTTGGGAACGCGCGGCAGCGATAAGCGCATCGGCGTTTTCAATCAGCCGGTCATTGACGCGGGTGACGATATCTCCCTGCTTCAAACCTGCTTGTTCCGCCGGGCTCCCCGGCTCGACCTCGGCAATGCGCGCGCCATTTCCGTCATCGCGCGCCAAGACCTTAACCCCCAAGGTGGGGTGAGTTACCTGTCCTTTATTGATGAGCTCATCCGCCATCCGCTTAGCAAAGTTGGAAGGGATGGCAAACCCGAGGCCGATAGAGCCGCCCTCGCCCGTGGCTTTATCAGACAACGAGGCAATCATCGAGTTCATACCAACGATATTGCCGTCCATATCCACCAAAGGACCGCCGGAATTGCCGGGGTTAACGGCGGCGTCAGTCTGGATGGCATCGATAAGCGAAGACTCGCCACCCTCCTGGGACGCACGCACCGGACGGTTCTTTGCGGATACGATGCCAGAAGTCACCGTGGCATTGAGTCCAAGCGGCGAACCGACGGCGACTACCTCTTGGCCAACCGCTACCGCATCCGAGTCGCCGAATTGGAGGTGCGGCAGGTCTTGCACGTCCTTGATCTTGATGACGGCGACATCCGTATTGGCATCGGAAGCCACGAGATCGGCTTCGTGCTTGCTACCATCGTTCAAGGTCACCTGCATGATGCCACCCTGTTCCGCACCGGCGATGACGTGGTGGTTGGTCAACACGTAACCATCGGGAGAAATGATCGAGCCAGAGCCTTCCGCAGCCGAGGTCCGAGTAGCGGTCTGAATGGATACCACGGCCGGCAAAACCTTGGAGGAAACCGCTTCCACCGAACCTTCCTCTGGTTCCTTACCCATGCTATTGGCGGCCGGTTGGCTGCGAAGAGCCTCGTTAACCACGGACGTACCGCTGCTGGACTGGTTCTTACCCACGACCACACCGGTAATGGAGCCTGCTGCAATTGCCGCTACCGCTGCGATTGCGGTCGCGGCGCCAAGTCCGATCTTCTTTTTCTCCTTAGGCTGCGGCGGCAAAGGCGTTACCCCAGGCACGGGCGGCTGGCCGGGTTGGTTGTTCACAGGCCCTTGCTGGGAATCATCGCCCTGCTGACTAGAGAAGCTGGATGTTTCATCCTGCCCCCGGGTAGCACTCGGCTGAGCGCCACCAAAGAGGCGATTGCTGGGCGGGGTGTGCTGCCCGTATGCGGAAGCTTGTGCATCCTGCTCGTTGATGCGCGGCTGGTTCCAGCCCTGGGAATAGGTTCCGTTGGAATATGCGGATCCAGAATTCTGCTGCCCACCGCGCGGCTGGTTATACGGCGCCTGCCCATTGTTCATGCCGTAGGGTTCCTGCGGGACACCGTGCGACTGACCATTATTGCCGCGGTTGTCATCATTCCTCATGTTCATAGGAACACTATGCCTCGCTTCGCTTAGTCACAACTTAAACTACTCTGCCAACGTACTAGAAGTTCCTGTGAAGTTACTGTAGACAATAAGCTGCCCAAACTCGCCGCACACATCACCCCCTTCACGCTCGTACACGCCTTCACAATCGCCGCACTACGCACCTTTCATGCTGGGGCGCGAACCGCCACGAGCACAATCGCAGAGAAAAACTGATCCACCATCGGGTTAGTGCGCTTTTATATTAATTTTAGGATTAGCCTGGCCTTAACTTGAAGTGGATTTCCTTGGTCTTTAAGACCCGAAGAGTAGACAGCACTGGCACAGCCCAAGTCTCCCCCATCGCTTGGCGCCGCCCAGGCCGGAAGGCGCTTTTTAATATCCCTTTCCCGGGCCTAAAACATCACAACCCCCTCGCAGTCGCTAATAAGCAACCGGGAGGGGGTGGGATTGAAAGCAGGCTTAGAACTGCTCTACGTCAACCAGGCCGAGCTTAGCGGCCTTGACCAGACGGCGCGGGATGCGCACGGTCTGACCATCGATGGTGACTTCCTGGAGGGCGACGTTGTCAGCCTTCCACTGGGAACGACGTGCGTGGGTGTTCGCACGGGACTTCTTAAACTTAGGAGTTGCCATTTTCTCTTCTTCTCCTTACGCGTTCTTCTTCTTGCGGCGAGCCATGGCACCGAAGCGCTGGTTGAAGCGCTCGACACGGCCAGCGGTATCCATAACGCGCTGTGCACCAGTCCAGAACGGGTGGGACTCAGCAGTAACGTCAACGACGATGAGCGGGTACTCGTTGCCGTCTTCCCACTCAACGGTGCGAGAAGAGGTAGCGGTGGACTTGGTCAAAAAGGAGTGACCGGTACCAGCATCGCGGAAGACCACTGGGTGATAATCCGGGTGGATGTCTTTCTTCATAGATATTCCCTCAGGGTTGGACTACGGGTCGGTTCCGCACACTGAATAATGACGGTACGGATCGTGCCCGAGTTGGGATGTACAGTTACAGCTCGCCCGGCGGCACTAAGCGCGCCGACCGATAACCTGAATTATCCTACATTCCACCGTCATATATACGAAATTGCTCACCTGCGGCAACCACAGTCGCCACAGGCGCACATCTACGCCCCACTCGTTATAGTAAGCTTTCGAACTTCCCCAATGCGTTAGGCAGTGCTGCTTGATTATCGACGCAAAGACGACGGCTTTATGCGCTAGGCTATCGCGGCAGCGATTAGGTATATCGTGAGTAAGGCTGTAAGATTTGCTCTTGCTGTTGTCAAAATATACGTATTACGCCCCGTCTACTGGTTTTTGACGACGATGCCGCACCTGCTCACACCTCACTTTTTGAGCACTGCCACCCTCACACGGCAGTCGGCACGTAGTCGTTTATAGCCACGATGTGGGCGGCTAGGAGAAAGAAGACCCATGTCGGCTATTTGCCAGGTAACGGGCCGCAAGCCGGAATTCGGCAAGCAGGTCTCGCACTCGCACCGCCGCACTTCGCGCCGTTGGAACCCCAACGTGCAGCGTCGTCGCTACTACCTGCCCTCTGAGGGCCGTACCATTACTCTGAATGTTTCCACCAAGGGTATGAAGATCATTGACCGCGACGGCATCGAGTCCGTTGTTGCCAAGATCCGCGCACGTGGGGAGAAGATTTAAGTATGGCACGTAACGATATTCGCCCAATCATCAAGCTGAAGTCCACTGCGGGCACCGGTTACACCTACGTGACCCGTAAGAACAAGCGCAATAACCCGGATCGCATCTCCCTGAAGAAGTTCGATCCGATCGCCCGCAAGCACGTCGAATTCCGCGAGGAGCGATAATTCATGGCTAAGAAGTCCAAGATCGCTAAGAACGAGCAGCGCAAGGAAATCGTCGCCCGCTACGCGGAGCGTCGCGCTGAGCTCAAGAAGATCATCAAGAACCCGAACACCCCGGATGAGGAGCGTTTGGAGGCTCAGTTCGAGCTGAACCGCCAGCCCCGTGACGCTTCCCCAGCCCGCGTTCGTAACCGCGACGCAGCCGATGGCCGTCCGCGCGGTTACCTCCGCAAGTTCGGCCTGTCCCGTGTCCGTATGCGCGGCATGGCTCACCGTGGTGAGCTGCCGGGCGTTCGCAAGTCCAGCTGGTAAAGGGGTAATTGCACAATGGCTAATAAGCGCAATAACCAAAAGAAGTTCCGTATGGAGCAGAGCCGTCGCCCGAAGAAGAACCCTTTGAAGGCTGAGGGCATTGAGAAGGTGGACTACAAGGACACCAAGACTCTGCGTCTATTCATCTCGGATCGCCACAAGATCCGTTCCCGTCGCGTCACCGGCTTGACCCCGCAGCAGCAGCGTCAGGTTGCTACCGCAGTCAAGAACGCACGCGAAATGGCTCTCCTGCCGTTCACCACCCGCTAAACAGTAGCTGGGTATCAACAGCGCACTTTTGCCGCTGGCAAGTGTGACACGGTAAAAGAACCATAAACTTTCGCCGCCTACCTTTCGAGGTGAGGCGGCGAAAGTCGTTTTGGGGTCTTTTCGAGCGCTACACCGCAAGCGCGCTCCACCTCGCGGCAACACCACCCGCACAGCTCCTCCACGCACGCCTCCAGTCCCGGACGCGACGCACCCGCCGCACGCTCCCCCAAGCGCTACTGTGCTATTGCATAAGTGTTACATTTATAGCAATCCTGCGCCGCACAACTTTTAGATGCGCACCGCTTTGCAATGAGTGAAAGGCAGTGACTGTATGGCCCTGCATCAATCCCTTCTCGATCTTTCGGAGCTTGCTCCCCATTGCCAGTCCCGGGCAACCGCTCGCGGCTTATTGGCGGAGGCACAAGATGTCTTGCGCAATGCGGTAGCACACCAGGACGATGAGATTGAATTAGCCAATTGGTTTTCGCGGCTGCTGACAGATATCGTGCGCGCACCGGGCGTGGACGCGGATATCCGGTTAACCGGCGCGGCCGCGCGCGGTGATCAGCTGCCCAGCATGTCCATCGAGTGGATGGGAGAAGACGGCGATTTGGAGTCCGTTTTTCGCGATGTCGGGCTAGAGGTACATCAAGCAGCCGATTCCATGGCAGCGCGCGTCGATGCCGGCCTGCCTTTAGGCCGCGGCGGCGAGCAGGCCTTATTGGAGGAGGCCTTGGCCCAGCGCCCGCCGCTTCTGCAGCGCGTTGGCGGTTTGCCCGATCGCAGCGCGGCCGTGGATATCAAGTCCATGCTGTTATCCCCCATCGCCGCGATTGCGCGCTGGGCGGCACCGGGACCGCGCCCCACGGTCGATCGCCTCGCCATTGGCCAAGAGCGCGGGATGCTCACAACAGAGGACACAGAGACCTTGGACCTTGCATGGCGCACGGGCTATTCGGTAGAAATGCGGCGCTGGTTCGATAATGTGCACGGCCGCGAATCCATTCTGCAAGACCTGCCACCG
This is a stretch of genomic DNA from Corynebacterium accolens. It encodes these proteins:
- a CDS encoding lyase family protein, which produces MGIGALNSSFQKKGHVTADMEAHWEEAQLIRKIFAVEAAMARTQGHMGIIPQEAAEAISDNAVASDELIEKAQSGGVGNPSVAVLDALRDAIPEDQRGWVHFGATTQDILDTARALQIKAATDLILERLNAVIAATANLAHEHARTLMVARTNGQYALPTTLGTRFARWNAELRRSRERLEAMRERTEQIQFTGAVGTLASFGEQGPELSRARTPESGHGDLIKMR
- the dcuC gene encoding C4-dicarboxylate transporter DcuC, producing the protein MNIALALFALAVTIGAGYFLVKGHKPVIILLLAGFILIAVSTAAKAGYGVLDEEDSTGSRWLDIIGIFEQVAGSQLTGVGLIIMAAGGFSAYMNKIGASQALVEVLAAPIAKFKHPYITLILTYFLGVVLFMFIPSAAGLAILLLVLLLPVLKAVGVSPAAAGAVIVSASALPMGPASGTSVLSARTIDLSPVVYFVQYQLIVAIPTAIAIAITHYFVQQHYDKRELEEYKETDTMGDGSGEAGPKWYGVFLALPIILLVIFSPLVNDSIELTTVGAFVIVWLIALLCEIIRHRSFSTATEQATSFFTGMGKMFGGIVALIIAAQIFATGLTATGAISMLIDGGQQLGAGAIVITLLFTLIVGLVTFLTGSGVGAFSSFASLVPDVSRGLGASAAAVITPMEFASGLFRAVSPVSGVIISVAGGVGISTTELIRRTLLPMGVGFVVMIVSSLVLL
- the mscL gene encoding large-conductance mechanosensitive channel protein MscL, with translation MLKGFKDFIMRGNVVELATAVIIGSAFTAIVTSVTDSIIQPIINSLGSAEVDGLGFQITDNKSTLVDFGAVITAAINFLIIAAVVYFLIVMPLNKLTEAAKRRQGVDPEAPAPTSEELLAEIRDLLQAQNADAVTTADKALRDATAAENTDNSTASEGKHSRHDD
- a CDS encoding MogA/MoaB family molybdenum cofactor biosynthesis protein; amino-acid sequence: MADSQQDLTDSTRLENSASTDALRDVAEPDDAYLLASEKEDRVAAPRRALVVIVTDHPGENSDSTAKLVTELLAEANFRIDGSVVVRSKKSKIRQAIETGVVGGVDLVLTVGGTGVGPRDKTPEATTGVIDKMVPGVAQALRSSGQACGAVDACASRGISGVSGSTVVVNLAPSRAAVRDGMATLTPLVHHLVDQLQESSVQ
- a CDS encoding S1C family serine protease translates to MNMRNDDNRGNNGQSHGVPQEPYGMNNGQAPYNQPRGGQQNSGSAYSNGTYSQGWNQPRINEQDAQASAYGQHTPPSNRLFGGAQPSATRGQDETSSFSSQQGDDSQQGPVNNQPGQPPVPGVTPLPPQPKEKKKIGLGAATAIAAVAAIAAGSITGVVVGKNQSSSGTSVVNEALRSQPAANSMGKEPEEGSVEAVSSKVLPAVVSIQTATRTSAAEGSGSIISPDGYVLTNHHVIAGAEQGGIMQVTLNDGSKHEADLVASDANTDVAVIKIKDVQDLPHLQFGDSDAVAVGQEVVAVGSPLGLNATVTSGIVSAKNRPVRASQEGGESSLIDAIQTDAAVNPGNSGGPLVDMDGNIVGMNSMIASLSDKATGEGGSIGLGFAIPSNFAKRMADELINKGQVTHPTLGVKVLARDDGNGARIAEVEPGSPAEQAGLKQGDIVTRVNDRLIENADALIAAARSQDFGATVTLEVSDGNSDDTRQVEVTLTGE
- the rpmF gene encoding 50S ribosomal protein L32: MATPKFKKSRANTHARRSQWKADNVALQEVTIDGQTVRIPRRLVKAAKLGLVDVEQF
- a CDS encoding type B 50S ribosomal protein L31, whose protein sequence is MKKDIHPDYHPVVFRDAGTGHSFLTKSTATSSRTVEWEDGNEYPLIVVDVTAESHPFWTGAQRVMDTAGRVERFNQRFGAMARRKKKNA
- the rpmB gene encoding 50S ribosomal protein L28; translation: MSAICQVTGRKPEFGKQVSHSHRRTSRRWNPNVQRRRYYLPSEGRTITLNVSTKGMKIIDRDGIESVVAKIRARGEKI
- the rpmG gene encoding 50S ribosomal protein L33; its protein translation is MARNDIRPIIKLKSTAGTGYTYVTRKNKRNNPDRISLKKFDPIARKHVEFREER
- the rpsN gene encoding 30S ribosomal protein S14, coding for MAKKSKIAKNEQRKEIVARYAERRAELKKIIKNPNTPDEERLEAQFELNRQPRDASPARVRNRDAADGRPRGYLRKFGLSRVRMRGMAHRGELPGVRKSSW
- the rpsR gene encoding 30S ribosomal protein S18 — translated: MANKRNNQKKFRMEQSRRPKKNPLKAEGIEKVDYKDTKTLRLFISDRHKIRSRRVTGLTPQQQRQVATAVKNAREMALLPFTTR
- a CDS encoding putative nucleotidyltransferase substrate binding domain-containing protein, which gives rise to MALHQSLLDLSELAPHCQSRATARGLLAEAQDVLRNAVAHQDDEIELANWFSRLLTDIVRAPGVDADIRLTGAAARGDQLPSMSIEWMGEDGDLESVFRDVGLEVHQAADSMAARVDAGLPLGRGGEQALLEEALAQRPPLLQRVGGLPDRSAAVDIKSMLLSPIAAIARWAAPGPRPTVDRLAIGQERGMLTTEDTETLDLAWRTGYSVEMRRWFDNVHGRESILQDLPPLERTAYGTACRMVSATFESISRRTADGAN